A portion of the Streptococcus sp. Marseille-Q6470 genome contains these proteins:
- a CDS encoding DNA-directed RNA polymerase subunit beta — protein sequence MAGHDVQYGKHRTRRSFSRIKEVLDLPNLIEIQTDSFKDFLDHGLKEVFEDVLPISNFTDTMELEFVGYEIKEPKYTLEEARIHDASYSAPIFVTFRLINKETGEIKTQEVFFGDFPIMTEMGTFIINGGERIIVSQLVRSPGVYFNDKVDKNGKVGYGSTVIPNRGAWLELESDSKDIAYTRIDRTRKIPFTTLVRALGFSGDDEIFDIFGDSELVRNTVEKDIHKNPMDSRTDEALKEIYERLRPGEPKTAESSRTLLVARFFDPRRYDLAAVGRYKINKKLNIKTRLLNQTIAEPLVDPETGEILVEKGTVMTRDVIESIESHLDGDLNKIVYTPNDSAVLTEPVVLQKFKVVAPTDPDRVVTIIGNANPEDKVRTITPADILAEMSYFLNLAEGIGRVDDIDHLGNRRIRAVGELLANQVRLGLSRMERNVRERMSVQDNEVLTPQQIINIRPVTAAIKEFFGSSQLSQFMDQHNPLSELSHKRRLSALGPGGLTRDRAGYEVRDVHYTHYGRMCPIETPEGPNIGLINNLSSYGHLNKYGFIQTPYRKVDRATGKVTNEIVWLTADEEDEYTVAQANSKLNADGTFAEKVVMGRHQGVNQEYPASSVDYMDVSPKQVVAVATACIPFLENDDSNRALMGANMQRQAVPLIDPKAPFVGTGMEYQAAHDSGAAVIAQHGGKVTYADADKVEVRREDGSLDVYHIQKFRRSNSGTAYNQRTLVRVGDVIEKGDFIADGPSMEKGEMALGQNPIVAYMTWEGYNFEDAVIMSERLVKDDVYTSVHLEEYESETRDTKLGPEEITREIPNVGEDALKDLDEMGIIRIGAEVKEGDILVGKVTPKGEKDLSAEERLLHAIFGDKSREVRDTSLRVPHGADGVVRDVKIFTRANGDELQSGVNMLVRVYIAQKRKIKVGDKMAGRHGNKGVVSRIVPVEDMPYLPDGTPVDIMLNPLGVPSRMNIGQVMELHLGMAARTLGIHIATPVFDGASSEDLWDTVKEAGMDGDAKTILYDGRTGEPFDNRVSVGVMYMIKLHHMVDDKLHARSVGPYSTVTQQPLGGKAQFGGQRFGEMEVWALEAYGASNVLQEILTYKSDDINGRLKAYEAITKGKPIPKPGVPESFRVLVKELQSLGLDMRVLDEDDQEVELRDLDEGMDEDVIHVDDLEKARERAAQEAKAAFEAEENAKAEATEETAEQE from the coding sequence TTGGCAGGACATGACGTTCAATACGGGAAACATCGGACCCGTCGTAGTTTTTCAAGAATTAAAGAAGTTCTTGACTTACCAAATTTGATTGAAATTCAAACTGATTCATTCAAAGATTTCCTAGACCATGGTCTAAAGGAAGTGTTTGAAGATGTATTGCCAATTTCAAACTTTACTGACACTATGGAGTTAGAGTTTGTTGGCTACGAAATCAAAGAACCAAAATACACGCTTGAAGAAGCTCGTATCCATGATGCAAGTTACTCAGCACCAATCTTTGTAACTTTCCGCTTGATCAACAAAGAAACAGGCGAAATCAAAACTCAAGAAGTCTTCTTTGGTGATTTCCCAATCATGACTGAGATGGGTACTTTTATCATCAACGGTGGTGAACGTATTATCGTATCACAGTTGGTGCGTTCTCCAGGTGTTTACTTTAATGACAAGGTAGACAAAAACGGTAAAGTGGGCTACGGTTCAACTGTTATCCCTAACCGTGGAGCTTGGTTGGAACTTGAAAGTGACTCAAAAGACATCGCCTACACTCGTATCGACCGTACTCGTAAAATTCCATTTACGACCTTGGTTCGTGCACTTGGTTTCTCAGGTGATGATGAGATCTTTGATATCTTTGGTGACAGCGAATTGGTTCGTAACACTGTTGAAAAAGATATCCATAAAAACCCAATGGACTCTCGTACAGACGAAGCTTTGAAAGAAATTTATGAGCGTCTTCGTCCAGGTGAACCAAAAACTGCTGAGAGTTCACGTACCTTACTTGTGGCTCGTTTCTTCGACCCACGTCGTTATGACTTGGCAGCCGTTGGACGTTACAAGATTAACAAGAAATTGAATATTAAAACTCGTTTGCTCAATCAAACAATCGCTGAACCATTGGTGGACCCTGAAACCGGTGAAATCTTGGTTGAAAAAGGTACTGTAATGACTCGCGATGTCATCGAAAGTATCGAAAGTCACTTGGATGGTGATTTGAACAAGATTGTCTACACTCCAAATGACTCAGCTGTTTTGACAGAACCAGTTGTTCTTCAAAAATTCAAGGTTGTGGCACCAACTGATCCAGACCGTGTTGTAACAATCATCGGCAATGCAAATCCAGAGGATAAAGTTCGCACGATCACTCCTGCAGATATCCTCGCTGAGATGAGCTACTTCCTCAACTTGGCTGAAGGTATCGGTCGTGTTGATGATATTGACCACCTTGGAAACCGTCGTATCCGTGCTGTTGGTGAATTGCTTGCCAACCAAGTACGTCTTGGACTTTCACGTATGGAACGTAATGTTCGTGAACGTATGTCTGTTCAAGATAACGAAGTATTGACACCTCAACAAATCATTAACATCCGTCCAGTGACTGCAGCGATCAAAGAATTCTTTGGTTCTTCACAATTGTCACAGTTCATGGACCAACACAACCCGCTTTCTGAGTTGTCTCACAAACGTCGTTTGTCTGCCTTAGGGCCTGGTGGTTTGACACGTGACCGCGCTGGATATGAAGTGCGTGACGTGCACTACACTCACTATGGTCGTATGTGTCCAATCGAAACACCTGAAGGACCAAACATCGGTTTGATCAACAACTTGTCTTCATACGGGCACCTTAACAAGTATGGTTTCATTCAAACACCATACCGTAAAGTTGACCGTGCAACTGGTAAAGTTACCAACGAAATTGTTTGGTTGACTGCCGATGAAGAAGATGAATACACAGTAGCTCAGGCCAACTCTAAATTGAACGCAGATGGAACTTTTGCTGAAAAAGTTGTCATGGGACGTCACCAAGGGGTTAACCAAGAATATCCAGCATCAAGCGTTGACTATATGGACGTTTCTCCTAAGCAGGTAGTTGCCGTTGCGACAGCATGTATTCCTTTCTTGGAAAACGATGACTCCAACCGTGCCCTCATGGGTGCCAACATGCAACGTCAGGCTGTTCCGTTGATTGATCCTAAAGCGCCTTTCGTTGGGACTGGTATGGAATACCAAGCAGCCCATGATTCAGGAGCTGCAGTTATTGCACAACATGGTGGTAAGGTTACCTATGCGGATGCGGACAAAGTAGAAGTTCGTCGTGAAGATGGTTCCCTTGATGTTTACCACATCCAAAAATTCCGTCGTTCAAACTCAGGTACTGCTTATAACCAACGTACCCTTGTTCGAGTTGGCGATGTCATCGAAAAAGGCGACTTTATCGCTGATGGACCTTCTATGGAAAAAGGTGAAATGGCGCTTGGACAAAACCCAATCGTTGCCTACATGACATGGGAAGGTTACAACTTCGAGGATGCCGTTATCATGAGCGAACGCTTGGTGAAAGACGATGTTTACACATCTGTTCACCTCGAAGAATACGAATCAGAAACTCGCGATACAAAGCTTGGGCCTGAAGAAATCACTCGTGAAATTCCAAACGTTGGTGAAGATGCCCTTAAAGACCTTGACGAAATGGGTATTATCCGTATCGGTGCTGAGGTTAAAGAAGGAGATATCCTTGTAGGGAAAGTAACACCTAAAGGTGAAAAAGATCTTTCTGCTGAAGAGCGTCTCTTGCACGCTATCTTCGGTGACAAATCTCGTGAAGTTCGTGATACTTCCCTTCGTGTACCACACGGTGCCGATGGTGTCGTTCGTGATGTTAAAATCTTTACACGTGCAAATGGTGATGAATTGCAATCTGGTGTCAACATGCTGGTTCGCGTATACATCGCTCAAAAACGTAAGATTAAGGTCGGAGATAAGATGGCCGGACGTCACGGAAATAAAGGGGTTGTCTCTCGTATCGTTCCTGTAGAAGACATGCCTTACCTTCCAGATGGAACTCCAGTAGATATCATGTTGAACCCACTTGGGGTACCATCACGTATGAATATCGGTCAGGTTATGGAACTTCACCTTGGTATGGCGGCTCGTACTCTTGGCATCCACATCGCAACACCAGTCTTTGACGGAGCAAGTTCTGAAGATCTTTGGGACACTGTTAAAGAAGCTGGTATGGATGGCGACGCTAAGACTATCCTATACGATGGTCGTACTGGTGAACCATTTGACAACCGTGTGTCAGTTGGTGTCATGTACATGATCAAACTTCACCATATGGTTGATGATAAATTGCACGCTCGTTCAGTCGGACCATACTCAACCGTTACACAACAACCACTCGGAGGTAAAGCTCAGTTTGGTGGACAACGTTTCGGTGAGATGGAGGTTTGGGCGCTTGAAGCCTATGGTGCGTCAAATGTCCTTCAAGAAATCTTGACTTACAAGTCTGACGATATCAACGGACGTTTGAAAGCATATGAAGCTATTACAAAAGGAAAACCAATTCCAAAACCAGGTGTTCCAGAATCATTCCGAGTTCTTGTAAAAGAATTGCAATCTCTTGGTCTTGACATGCGTGTCCTTGACGAAGATGATCAAGAAGTGGAACTTCGTGACCTTGATGAAGGAATGGACGAAGATGTCATCCACGTAGATGACCTTGAAAAAGCCCGCGAAAGAGCAGCCCAAGAGGCTAAAGCAGCCTTTGAAGCTGAAGAAAATGCAAAAGCGGAAGCAACAGAAGAAACTGCTGAACAAGAATAA
- a CDS encoding DUF2079 domain-containing protein — MEKVLGNIFEKRKQFLSYGLGAYLIVILLHLLHYAPQDIFLSLNSGPVFDKILVFLIAAIFIGVVEIESSLNIRRINILISCLVLFFAVYKSISFFLALGILLLALLLFVFFKLKGESLSFLYLFTIVGAIPRLLTLVDSNFNDAALGFHAVDLTTTRFYTLIWPIILAVILSAVLIFLFVQLPVKEFLEEHKKLVWLAVLSLSIAYVLYLCVVVYYKVKTIEVSTFDIGIFSQMFERMNTDWTPITTLERDRVLSHFAVHVSPIFYLMLPFYKLFPYVETLDILQVLVAFSAIIPLKLLLPKFKLSKLTNILIVAWFVLFPVITTAGGTHLHENCFLTALIFWLFYFIVSERKLGIIGSTLLLLLVKEDAFIYVISIGAYFLLQKRFILSKTTRLRILLVDIVLPIVYFMFAMYLLSVYGEGGMVSRFDTYLQNGESGLFMVLKNLLTHPEYVISTIFTAKRLGYLFLMLAPLCFLPLVQRNWENYILALPLVVINLLPNWPYQYDIGFQYSYGSAALLFLMALLSLEELQINKILQEKFVVLTVVVGIVVSGMLLHQLTHKWSFNIGYYHQNKQNFDDIRYTLESLPAESSVVAEHPYTSVLRKHQKLYDIFYHNGQKVDSSIDFVVIPRKSKDTSELYVELIKQYESLGYKESSYSSNEIFILEKPQ, encoded by the coding sequence GTGGAAAAAGTATTAGGGAATATTTTTGAAAAACGAAAGCAATTTTTGTCGTATGGTCTGGGGGCATATTTAATAGTCATTTTGCTTCATTTATTGCACTATGCACCACAAGACATTTTTCTAAGTCTAAATTCTGGACCTGTTTTTGACAAAATCTTGGTTTTTCTCATAGCAGCTATATTCATTGGGGTAGTGGAAATAGAATCATCCCTCAATATTCGTAGGATTAATATTCTTATATCTTGTCTAGTCTTATTTTTTGCTGTATATAAAAGTATTTCATTTTTCCTAGCGTTAGGGATACTACTTTTGGCATTGCTTCTCTTTGTCTTTTTTAAGCTCAAAGGTGAATCCTTGTCTTTCTTGTATTTGTTTACGATAGTAGGCGCGATTCCCCGTCTATTAACCTTAGTTGATTCCAATTTTAATGATGCAGCACTCGGTTTTCATGCCGTTGATTTAACGACTACTAGATTTTACACACTGATTTGGCCAATCATTTTAGCAGTGATTCTCTCTGCTGTACTGATTTTTCTTTTTGTACAATTGCCAGTAAAAGAATTTTTAGAAGAACATAAAAAGTTAGTATGGTTAGCGGTTCTGTCACTTAGTATTGCTTATGTTCTCTATCTTTGTGTCGTTGTGTATTATAAAGTCAAAACAATTGAGGTGAGCACCTTTGACATCGGTATCTTTTCTCAAATGTTTGAGCGTATGAATACAGATTGGACTCCGATTACAACATTGGAGAGAGACCGAGTACTTTCGCATTTTGCGGTACACGTGTCTCCAATCTTTTATCTAATGCTTCCGTTTTATAAATTATTCCCATATGTAGAAACGCTAGATATTTTACAGGTTTTAGTTGCTTTTTCTGCAATTATTCCTCTGAAACTATTACTTCCTAAATTCAAACTATCTAAACTAACAAATATATTGATAGTAGCATGGTTTGTTTTATTCCCTGTTATAACAACTGCAGGCGGGACTCATCTCCATGAAAATTGTTTCCTAACCGCTTTGATCTTCTGGTTGTTTTATTTCATTGTTTCTGAGCGAAAACTGGGTATTATCGGTTCGACTTTGCTACTATTACTGGTAAAAGAAGATGCATTTATCTATGTGATTAGCATTGGAGCCTACTTCCTCTTACAAAAACGATTCATCTTATCAAAAACCACAAGACTGCGGATTTTGTTAGTAGATATTGTTTTACCTATTGTTTATTTTATGTTTGCGATGTATCTCTTGAGTGTTTACGGCGAAGGAGGTATGGTCTCTCGTTTTGACACTTATCTACAGAATGGTGAGAGTGGACTATTCATGGTCTTGAAAAATCTCTTGACCCATCCAGAATATGTGATCAGTACAATTTTTACCGCTAAGCGATTAGGTTATCTGTTCCTAATGCTTGCTCCGCTTTGTTTCCTACCTCTTGTTCAACGAAATTGGGAAAATTATATATTAGCTCTACCGCTTGTTGTCATAAATTTATTGCCCAATTGGCCTTATCAATATGACATCGGTTTTCAATATAGTTATGGTAGTGCAGCCTTACTTTTTCTAATGGCTTTACTCTCTCTAGAAGAACTTCAAATCAACAAAATTTTGCAAGAAAAGTTTGTTGTTCTTACCGTTGTGGTAGGTATTGTTGTATCTGGAATGCTATTACACCAGTTGACGCATAAATGGAGCTTTAATATCGGCTATTATCATCAAAACAAACAAAATTTTGATGATATACGATACACCTTAGAGAGTCTGCCGGCTGAATCTTCAGTAGTCGCTGAACATCCGTACACATCAGTTCTCAGAAAACACCAAAAATTATATGATATTTTCTATCACAACGGTCAGAAAGTGGATTCGTCTATAGATTTTGTAGTTATTCCGAGAAAAAGTAAGGATACTAGCGAACTCTATGTTGAGCTGATTAAGCAATATGAAAGCTTAGGCTACAAGGAAAGCAGTTATTCTTCGAATGAAATTTTCATCTTAGAAAAACCACAGTAA
- a CDS encoding VOC family protein: MVYQYNSQIYLAEVALNVKSLESQTAFYHQLLGLEILNQSEKEVLLGAGGKPLVRLIKTDDISNPKQSYGLYHMALLLPTREDLANVFKHLLDLKIPLVGGADHGYSEAIYLEDLEGNGIELYRDKPVTEWDIREDGRIIGVTEELSAQDIYELGKELDPFVIASGTRMGHVHLSVKNSREASSFYQESLGLEDKFTIPHASWIASGDYHHHLAVNEWGGKNLAPREHGMIGLAYYAVEVENKEELLKVFAQSQTSKAITQWLSSAEFSVTDKDGIVTRVRVGN, translated from the coding sequence ATGGTTTACCAATATAATAGTCAGATTTATTTGGCTGAAGTAGCTTTAAATGTTAAGAGCTTAGAAAGTCAGACAGCATTTTATCATCAGTTGCTTGGGTTGGAGATTTTGAATCAATCGGAAAAAGAAGTTCTTTTAGGTGCCGGTGGAAAACCGCTAGTTCGGCTAATTAAGACGGATGACATTAGCAATCCTAAGCAAAGTTATGGTCTTTATCATATGGCACTTCTTTTACCGACTCGTGAAGATTTGGCTAATGTTTTTAAACACTTGTTAGACTTAAAGATTCCATTAGTTGGTGGAGCTGATCATGGCTATAGTGAGGCTATCTATCTAGAAGACCTGGAGGGCAATGGCATTGAACTCTACAGAGACAAGCCTGTGACCGAGTGGGATATTCGAGAGGACGGGCGAATTATTGGGGTGACAGAAGAGCTGTCTGCCCAAGACATCTATGAACTAGGCAAAGAACTGGATCCTTTTGTCATTGCAAGTGGCACTCGCATGGGCCATGTTCATCTATCTGTTAAGAATAGTCGAGAAGCGAGCTCTTTCTATCAAGAGTCTCTAGGTCTTGAGGATAAATTCACGATTCCACATGCCAGTTGGATAGCATCAGGGGATTATCATCATCATTTGGCCGTCAATGAATGGGGTGGTAAAAACTTAGCTCCTCGTGAGCATGGAATGATAGGTCTTGCCTACTATGCGGTTGAAGTTGAGAACAAGGAGGAATTATTAAAAGTATTTGCTCAATCTCAAACTAGCAAGGCCATAACTCAGTGGCTTTCGTCTGCAGAGTTTAGTGTGACCGACAAAGATGGCATTGTTACGCGAGTTAGAGTAGGGAATTAA
- a CDS encoding zinc ABC transporter substrate-binding protein AdcA, translated as MKKLSLLLASLVTLFLVACSNQKQADGKLNIVTTFYPVYEFTKQVAGDTANVELLIGAGTEPHDYEPSPKAVAKIQDADAFVYENENMETWVPKLLDSLDEKKVKTIKATGDMLLLPGSEEEEDHDHGEEGHHHEYDPHVWLSPARAIKLVEHIRDSLSADYPDKKATFEQNAAAYIEKLQALDKSYTEDLSSAKQKSFVTQHAAFRYLALDYGLNQVSISGLSPDAEPSASRLAELTEYIKKNKISYIYFEENASQALANTLSKETGVKLDVLNPLESLTEEDMKAGENYVSVMEKNLKALKQTTDQAGAEIEPEKAEETKTVQNGYFEDADVKDRTLSDYAGNWQSVYPFLEDGTLDQVFDYKAKLTGKMTKDEYKAYYQKGYQTDVTKINITDNTMEFIQGGQSKKYTYKYVGKKILTYKKGNRGVRFLFEATDADAGQFKYVQFSDHNIAPVKAEHFHIFFGGTSQEALFEEMDNWPTYYPDNLSGQEIAQEMLAH; from the coding sequence ATGAAAAAACTAAGCCTACTTTTGGCAAGTCTTGTGACCTTGTTCTTAGTCGCTTGTTCTAATCAAAAACAAGCAGATGGGAAATTAAATATCGTCACAACTTTCTATCCTGTCTACGAATTTACCAAGCAAGTAGCAGGAGACACAGCCAATGTTGAACTCTTAATCGGGGCTGGAACAGAGCCACATGATTATGAACCATCACCAAAGGCAGTCGCTAAAATTCAAGACGCTGATGCCTTTGTTTATGAAAATGAGAACATGGAAACATGGGTTCCAAAGCTTTTAGATTCACTAGATGAGAAAAAAGTAAAAACAATTAAGGCTACTGGAGATATGTTGCTTCTTCCAGGAAGTGAAGAAGAGGAAGACCATGATCATGGCGAAGAAGGTCATCATCACGAGTATGATCCTCACGTGTGGTTGTCTCCTGCGCGTGCCATTAAGCTTGTAGAGCATATCCGTGACAGTTTATCAGCTGACTATCCAGATAAGAAGGCGACTTTTGAGCAAAATGCAGCAGCCTATATCGAAAAACTACAAGCCTTGGATAAATCCTATACTGAAGATCTTTCTAGTGCTAAACAAAAGAGTTTTGTGACTCAGCACGCTGCCTTTCGTTATCTAGCCTTGGACTACGGACTTAATCAAGTCTCTATCTCAGGTCTGTCGCCAGATGCTGAACCGTCAGCAAGTCGCTTGGCAGAATTGACCGAGTACATCAAGAAAAACAAGATTTCTTATATCTACTTTGAAGAAAATGCCTCTCAAGCTTTAGCCAATACTCTTTCAAAAGAAACAGGAGTGAAGTTAGACGTTCTGAATCCTCTGGAAAGCCTGACCGAAGAGGACATGAAGGCTGGAGAAAACTATGTCTCTGTCATGGAGAAAAACCTCAAGGCACTCAAGCAGACAACTGATCAGGCAGGAGCAGAGATTGAACCAGAAAAGGCAGAGGAAACTAAAACCGTTCAAAATGGCTACTTTGAGGATGCAGATGTTAAGGACCGTACCCTAAGTGATTATGCTGGCAACTGGCAGTCTGTCTATCCTTTCCTTGAGGATGGGACTCTTGACCAAGTATTTGACTACAAGGCTAAATTGACTGGTAAGATGACCAAGGATGAGTATAAGGCTTACTATCAAAAGGGCTACCAAACAGATGTGACCAAGATTAACATCACGGATAATACTATGGAATTCATCCAAGGTGGTCAAAGTAAGAAATATACTTACAAGTATGTCGGCAAGAAAATCTTGACTTATAAGAAAGGGAATCGTGGAGTACGCTTCCTCTTTGAAGCGACTGATGCGGACGCTGGGCAATTCAAGTATGTTCAGTTTAGCGACCACAATATCGCTCCGGTCAAGGCAGAGCATTTCCATATCTTCTTTGGAGGCACTAGCCAAGAAGCCCTCTTTGAAGAGATGGACAACTGGCCAACCTACTATCCAGATAACTTATCTGGTCAGGAAATTGCTCAAGAAATGTTAGCTCATTAA
- a CDS encoding metal ABC transporter permease, with amino-acid sequence MLNLLSYDFMQRAFLAVIAMSLFSPVLGTFLILRRQSLMSDTLSHVSLSGVAFGLVLGISPTISTIVIVLIAAVFLEYLRTVYKSFMEIGTAILMSTGLAVSLIVMSKGKSSSSMSLDQYLFGSIVTISQEQVIGLFVIAAVVLILTFLFLRPMYILTFDEDTAFVDGLPVRTMSILFNMVTGVAIALMIPAAGALLVSTIMVLPASIALRLGKNFSSVMILASVIGFLGMVAGLYISYYAETPPSASITIIFVVVFLVVSILKRFIK; translated from the coding sequence ATGCTTAATCTACTGTCTTATGATTTTATGCAGCGAGCCTTTTTGGCAGTTATTGCCATGAGTCTCTTTTCACCAGTTCTTGGGACTTTTCTCATCTTGCGCCGTCAAAGTCTCATGAGTGATACTCTCAGTCACGTCTCGCTTTCGGGTGTTGCCTTTGGTTTGGTTTTGGGGATTTCTCCGACCATCTCAACCATTGTGATCGTTTTGATTGCGGCGGTCTTTCTTGAATACTTGCGTACAGTTTATAAAAGCTTTATGGAGATTGGGACAGCCATTCTCATGTCTACAGGACTTGCAGTTTCACTTATTGTGATGAGTAAGGGGAAGAGTTCTAGTTCGATGAGTCTGGATCAGTATCTTTTTGGTTCTATTGTGACTATTAGTCAAGAGCAGGTCATTGGGCTCTTTGTCATTGCAGCGGTAGTGTTAATCTTGACCTTCCTATTTTTAAGACCTATGTATATTCTAACTTTTGACGAGGATACAGCTTTTGTAGATGGATTGCCTGTACGCACCATGTCTATTCTCTTTAACATGGTGACGGGTGTGGCTATTGCCCTCATGATACCAGCAGCGGGAGCACTTTTGGTATCGACTATTATGGTTTTGCCAGCAAGTATTGCTTTGCGTCTAGGTAAAAACTTTAGTTCTGTGATGATTCTTGCTAGCGTCATTGGTTTTCTAGGCATGGTTGCGGGACTCTATATTTCCTATTATGCAGAGACGCCTCCTAGTGCAAGTATCACCATTATCTTTGTAGTTGTCTTTTTAGTAGTCAGCATCCTCAAACGTTTTATCAAATAG
- a CDS encoding metal ABC transporter ATP-binding protein, which translates to MRYITVEDLSFYYDKEPVLEHINYSVDSGEFVTLTGENGAAKTTLIKASLGILQPRFGKVTISKTNTRGTKLRIAYLPQQIASFNAGFPSTVYEFVKSGRYPRKGWFRRLNAHDEEHIKASLNSVGMWEHRDKRIGSLSGGQKQRAVIARMFASDPDIFILDEPTTGMDAGTKNEFYELMHHSAHHHGKAVLMITHDPEEVKDYADRNIHLVRDQDSPWRCFNVHESDQEVEHA; encoded by the coding sequence ATGAGATACATCACAGTAGAGGATTTGTCCTTCTATTATGACAAGGAACCTGTGCTTGAGCACATCAATTACAGTGTTGATAGTGGGGAGTTTGTCACACTCACGGGAGAAAACGGAGCTGCCAAGACGACTCTAATCAAGGCCAGTCTAGGTATTTTACAACCAAGATTTGGTAAAGTTACCATTTCAAAGACCAACACTCGTGGGACAAAACTAAGAATCGCCTACCTTCCTCAACAAATTGCAAGTTTTAACGCAGGCTTTCCAAGTACTGTTTATGAATTTGTCAAATCAGGTCGTTATCCAAGAAAGGGCTGGTTCCGTCGTTTAAATGCTCACGATGAGGAACATATCAAGGCTAGTTTAAACTCGGTTGGCATGTGGGAACATCGGGATAAACGCATTGGTTCCCTCTCTGGTGGGCAAAAGCAAAGAGCAGTCATTGCACGTATGTTTGCGTCCGATCCAGATATCTTTATCTTGGATGAGCCGACGACAGGGATGGATGCAGGGACTAAGAATGAATTTTATGAGCTCATGCACCACAGCGCCCACCATCATGGCAAGGCTGTTTTGATGATTACTCATGACCCAGAAGAAGTCAAAGACTACGCAGATCGCAATATTCACCTTGTCCGAGACCAAGATTCACCATGGCGTTGCTTCAATGTCCATGAAAGTGACCAGGAGGTGGAGCATGCTTAA
- the adcR gene encoding zinc-dependent transcriptional regulator AdcR has translation MRQLATEIDHFLNEVILKAENQHEILIGHCTSEVALTNTQEHILMLLSEESLTNSELARRLNVSQAAVTKAIKSLIKEGMLETSKDPKDARVIFYQLTDLARPIAEEHHHHHEHTLSTYEQVVTQFSAKEQQIIQRFLTALVGEIK, from the coding sequence ATGAGACAATTAGCAACGGAAATTGATCATTTTTTAAATGAAGTAATCTTGAAAGCTGAAAATCAGCATGAAATTTTGATTGGTCATTGCACGAGTGAAGTGGCTTTGACAAACACCCAGGAGCATATCCTCATGCTCTTATCAGAGGAATCATTGACCAATTCTGAGTTGGCACGTCGCCTTAATGTCAGTCAAGCGGCTGTTACCAAGGCTATTAAATCTTTGATTAAAGAGGGGATGCTGGAAACGTCTAAGGATCCTAAGGATGCTCGAGTGATTTTTTATCAATTGACAGACCTTGCTAGACCAATTGCTGAGGAGCACCACCATCATCATGAGCATACCCTCTCGACGTATGAACAAGTTGTCACTCAATTCTCAGCTAAGGAGCAACAAATTATCCAGCGGTTTTTAACTGCTTTAGTAGGAGAAATCAAGTAA